A genomic segment from Gorilla gorilla gorilla isolate KB3781 chromosome 3, NHGRI_mGorGor1-v2.1_pri, whole genome shotgun sequence encodes:
- the NICOL1 gene encoding NELL2-interacting cell ontogeny regulator 1, protein MASPPACRSPMSPPPPLLLLLLSLALLGARARAEPAGSAVPAQSRPCVDCHAFEFMQRALQDLRKTACSLDARTETLLLQAERRALCACWPAGH, encoded by the exons ATGGCCTCCCCGCCCGCGTGCCGGTCCCCGATGtcaccgccgccgccgctgctgctgctgctgctgagtcTGGCGCTGCTGGGCGCCCGGGCCCGCGCCGAGCCCGCCGGGAGTGCCGTCCCCGCGCAGA GCCGCCCATGCGTGGACTGCCACGCCTTCGAGTTCATGCAGCGCGCCCTGCAGGACCTGCGGAAGACAGCCTGCAGCCTGGACGCGCGG ACGGAGACCCTACTGCTGCAGGCAGAGCGCCGTGCCCTGTGTGCCTGCTGGCCAGCGGGGCACTGA